The DNA window CACATTCCCATTTTCTTATTACTATTGCTCCCTCCTCCGGTCCTCCTCCTCCCCCTCAACTCTTTCCCCTCTTCTTCTTATTCTTCTTCACCAAATGTCATCATCACCCAAATCCTCTCATAAAAATCATCGAAGCCACTTCCCTCTTCAGAAATCCCTTTTCCAGCAAAACGCTGCTTTCCCTCATTCAAGCCCTGTTCATACCACGTCTAATAAAACTGCTAATTCTTCTTACGGCAAGCCAATTTCTGCTAGTAATAATTTTGCTGGTGACTTCAATCATCCTTGTCCGCATTTATTGGAGCTCCGATCTAAACTTGGACCCAACCCCTTTCGGAACCTTCAAGACTGCCTTGAGGTCCGCCCCCTTGGCCGGGTCTCCGTTCGCCGGGAGCTCGGTCAAGAGGTTGTGCAATGCGGCGCCTGTAAGGCCTCGTCCCCGAGATTGTTCGCATGCGTCGCCTGCGCCGCCGTCTCCTGCCAGCTCCACGCAACTTCCCACGCCGCGCAGGCGGACGACAATACCGGCTGCTCTTCTCCTTCCTCCTTCCACGCCATCGCGGTGGATGTTGACCGCGTCGAGCTCTTCTGCTGCGTCTGCAAGGACCAGGTCTACGACAGCGGCTTCGACGCCGCCGTGGTCCTCGCCCAGACTGCCGCCTCATCCGCGATCGGCTCGATCCACTGTCCTCCTCCGCCGGTGCCGGCAGAGAATCTTCGGAAGCGGCGGCGAGTGGAGTACAAGCCTTGGACGCCTGATCCGAATGAGCGGGCTCTAATTGTAGAAAAATCAAGCCCCCTACCGAGTCGGCCGAGTCAACTCGGCGAGGCAGACGGGGAGCTCCCCTGGGGGCTCAGGGGCCTTAATAATTTGGGAAATACTTGTTTTATGAACTCAGTATTGCAGGCATTGCTGCATACCCCGCCATTGCGGAATTATTTCCTGAGCGATAAGCATAATCGGTATTTTTGTCAGCAAAGAAATAACGTAATTAGTACTAGAAGTCATGATAGTAACAATCATAGTAATAAGAATGCGGCTAGGTTGTGTTTGGCCTGTGATTTGGATGCAATGTTCTCAGCTGTTTTTTCCGGGGATCGGACGCCCTATAGCCCTGCCAAGTTCTTATACAGGTCTGCCTTGTGGATCTTTTGATATCAGAGATTGGAAAATTTTGTAATGCTTATGAACTGGTGTAGTATAATTGTGTACGTTAGAAGTTTGAACAGAGAATTTTGTTGGCAATACAGCctcatctttcttcttttggtaATAATGATACTGTCATGAAGAAAAATGTACAGCTAgcattttttttggaagaaaaaaaaaagggtttgtGAATTTGGTCGGATTTGCTTTTTTGGTGGTAAAGATTTGATTTTTAGTTGAAAGGTGTCAATGTGCCTACTTGTGTACAATTGGGTTAATGTTGAACTTGTATTAATTATCGAAGTAGGACTGCTTCATCCAGGTCAACAATAGATTCAGCTACCCATGCATGCCTTATGACTGACGAGATAAAATGGTTTACCTGTGATTGCTTGTTGTTCAAGTCTCTGGTTGCATAAGTTCATTTGTCTGTtctgtattgggttcaattctGTGATATATTTACCTATGTATTTTAGTAGGTTGGGCAGTTCATGCAATTTGTGATTTTCATGGGAttagattttctgttttagttggTGGCAGCATGCATCAAATCTTGCAAGTTATGAACAGCAGGATGCACACGAGTTTTTCATCTCCATGCTCGATGGGATTCATGAGAAGTTACAAAAGGACAAACGCAAGCCCCAGATTCAAAGTAAATGTCTTGAACTCTACTTTCTCTCATTTCTGTTATCAATGCAACACACATGAAAATTGGAAATTAAGCAGGGCAAACATATTGTTGATTCTGCATGCAATCATGCAAAATTTAATACTCAGGGTAGGCGAACCTCGTAATTTTGTGATAACTCATCACAGGATAGTTTTTGAGTTCATTTTAGTTGGATTATATCGTCAATCCTTTTGGCTTGGAGAATCTTTCATGTACTTTCTGCCACCTGTAAGCTGCAATGTGGAACAACAGTTTTGAGCGTCCTAATTTTTAGAATGTTGGTGGATTGAAAATATTTATGCTGGTTGGTATCAAATGATTGGTTGTGGTCTGATAATTTGAACATTTATGTGCAACAGGGTCGTGTTTTGGTGCTTTATACTTGAAGAGTTGTCCTTTGTACTACAATAGTTATACAGACAAATATGATCTGTCTCATCTTAGCATGCATTCAGCAATTTTGATGTGTAGTGCAAAAAGTTGGTAGTTGGTAGAAGGCTTTGTTTCAGGAAGTTTTAAACGTTATAGCTTCAATGGAATCACGAGAAAATCTGACTTCAAAAATCACTGAAGCAACTAGATTTTATTGGCTAAAATCATGATTAAGAATATCCTGGCAGTCATTTTGTGCCCATCTTTTGTATTCCAGTATCTTAAATGATCATGATTGATCCAAAAACTACTGTATTAGATCATGAGTGACAGCAACATATAATTGCAGGCTGTGTAATTAGGTTTTCTTCTTTGCTATAGGCAGTTGATGAGTGCTCGGGTATTTAGGGCCAGTACCCAAAGAGCAAGCTTGCAGTCTGTTTTGCTCCAGTAAGTTGTACTTTTTCTAGTCTAAATGGTCTCAGTCTAGGATTGTTATTGTGTCAAGTTTATTTCAATGTTAACTCCAGCGCTGTCGTTGTTAGGGTTTTTAATCTGAGGCAACTCATGTGAGGCTCGAAGAAAGTTTCAGGTTCTCGACTAGTTGAGATTAACTCTAAATGGTTGTCAGACTGTTGTGGTATAGTAATTTTTGCAGCTTGATCTTGTTGGCATCTTTTTGGTGGAGTTGTTGTTCTTTCGAGGTTGATGTTCTGTTCTGCCCCTAGAACAACACCCACCGTTTGATGCTTCTTAGATGTTCTGCTTCAGTGATTTCCTTTTCATCAGCCTGATATTTGTTCACCATAGGGAAGAATTAGCTCCTCATTTTATCTCCTCCTACAGAAAATACTTGGGGATGGTTTCTCCTGCAGCCTTGTTATGGGGTTTGTTGTACATTAATTTTTATCATTGTTCTTGAACTTAAAAAGGTAACATATATTTAATTGCATATATTTGAGTGAAGTGAACGGAAATTAATGGTGTTTTTTGTTTTACTATAAAGGTCCTGGAACTGGAACTACCTTTTTTGTGGATGTGTAGTAGTTTAGTTGGTGCTGTGAATGCTCGTATCAATGTGCATCAATCTAGCAGTTTATTATGTCTACTTTATTAGATATTGATCTTGCAAGCCACTGAAAAACTCAAGGATCAGTAAATGTTTTCCCTGATACATCATATAGTCTAACTAAATCCTTTTCCCTTTTCAGCAGGTAGTGGCGATTGTTGTATCGCTCATAGAGTATTTTCTGGCATCTTGCGGTCGGATGTCATGTGTACAGCTTGTGGGTTTACATCCACTACATATGATCCATGCATTGACATTTCCTTGGACTTGGAAACAAATGTAGGGGGTCCTGCAAAATTGACATCTGCAAAATCCAATCATTCTTGCAATGGTGTGCCAGATTCCAAGAATGCTTGCCAGAGCACGGGGGTTTCTACCTTGATGGGGTGTTTAGATCGTTTTACAAGACCTGAGAGATTAGGCTCTGACCAAAAGTTCTACTGCCAACAGTGTCAAGTAAGACAAGAATCTCTTAAACAGATGTCCATAAGAAAGCTTCCTCTAGTATCTTGCTTTCACATTAAAAGATTTGAGCATTCTCATATcaagaaaatgtcgaaaaagGTTGATCGCTTTCTTCAGTTTCCGTTTTCCTTGGACATGTCACCGTACCTCTCTTCATCTATCTTGAGAAGTCGGTTTGGAAACAGAATCTTCCCGTTTGATGGTGATGAATCAGATTCTCCAAATGAATTGTCTTCAGAATTTGAGTTGTTTGCTGTCATCACTCACTCTGGGAAACTTGATGCCGGTCACTATGTAACTTACTTGAGATTGAGTAATCAGTGGTACAAGTGCGATGATGCGTGGATTACTCAGGTTAATGATAACATTGTGAGAGCTGCACAAGGTTACATGATTTTCTACGTGCAGAAGATGCTCTATTACAAAGCAAGTGAAAGACAGGTTGCATTGTGAGAAGCTGATCCAAGCAGGGAGTTTGCAGGAACAAATATAAGCCTGCAGCTGGTGAGGGTAATGGTTTACTGTTGGAAGAAGCAGTGCAACTAAATGTGCCTTCTGATGAGACATCATAGCAAGCTTCACGCATCCATGAAAAGAAATGTCCTGACTTGGGACGAGCTGCTCTTGCTGGCCTGCCTGCCTGCAGTCTCTTGATTCCTCCGGGCAAGTTTTGATTGCAATTTGCCCCTCATATAAGGCTGAATTTTGGCTCCGACGTGGATGTGGGTAATTTTGACACAATAATATAAGAATCCTCCTAAAAGAAATAGTAGGTTTTAGTTCGACTAATTCCCTTCCCAATTTTtgtcctattttttttttttttttaatattagaACCCAAGGGCAAGTGCTGgaacgatttttttttttttttaaatcccaAATGCTAAGCAGCTTATAAAAGAATTTTCAACGCTGGTTGATGTCAAACTAACTAAGTAGTTGATCCTCCTTATAAATGTTATTGCCTTGATTGGAATCTATTTCGTGATTGGTATTCTTGACCTTGCATTATGGGACTCTGGACTATCAATCATTGCCTCTATATTGCTTATGGGAATCTAAATAGTATTGCGTTTGAGCAACAGAGAACGTGACGTGGAGTGTAGCAAATTGCCGCCGGGCCTTTGATTGCAGATTAGTGATCTCCGATTGAGCTTTTGCTTTTGGGCGAGCAACATATTTtgtgaatctttttttttttcttatatagGACCTGCACCAACAATTCTAGCATCAGAATTCGCCACAAGACTCGAATCCCAACAACATATTGCTGGTTTGGTGCTCGTACGGCGATTCCAAGCAAAGTAATTTCTTCGGCTCCGCAGCAACCAGTAGTAAGCTGCAAACCACTGAGCCAAACCAAAAAGGGAGGAAGAGTATCTTTGATGAAACTGAAGTTtgtaatttaaaatttgaaatttgaatttattaaattattgaattgttaagtattaaatttaacaCATTTAAGTGCATATCACATCCagtgataaatgaataatttatcacttaattaattcagatattcaattTTTCGTTATCAAACAGTCTGGATATGTTAAGATCTAAATTCATCAAATTTAAGTactgaattggattatcaaacaagGTTTAAGTCCATTTTTGAACTGTAAATCGGGGTTTGAATTACACCTGaagtgaaaaattcaaaagaagtGTCAGAACACCCCCTTTGGTTTAGTCAGATCTGCATATCTGCTAGCCCTTTATACAACCTCTTTAAGTTCCCTTTCCCTGTAGAATATGATAAATTAGATTATAAAAATGTTATTGttgcgataaaaaaaaaaaaaacagtagtATAAGCTACGTCATTGGGATCAGGGTCTTAGCAGAGTGTAGTTGAAAGTGAAGATAGGGTATTTTAATTGAATGATAGAGATTAAATATTGAACATAGTGTTAAAAAAATACCAAGTTTTATTCTTTCTATCTTGTCATATTAATTTCTATATTTGTATTTAATATTTACATCAATTATGCTAGTGTCTACATTGTATCATCTGAATTGTTGTATGTCGTCACTATAAAATCCAGCAACTTGGACCTTTACTGTTTTGGATGAGATGACATcaataaatatttgaaaatttttagcCATTATTAGAAATTTAAAATGCACCTTTTCAACAATTTTGGATGTCAAACACCTAACAATCTCGTCAAATATACAAAAAGGCTCACAACATTTGTCATAAATTAACCTAATAAAgtcaaaatttaaataaaaaggtcatttaaattttcaaaagctATTAGGGCAGCGAAATATATTTTATGTAGGTTTCCTCTTCTCATGAATTTTTTAGGAGAACTATGAGCATACGTCGAATACGcgcgtgtatatatatatatatggtccCTAACATTTCTTATGGACTTCTAGCACTAGTCTAGCAAGTAATAGTGCAGTAGGCTACCTCAGaatcagatttttcttttttttttttggggggggggggggccaCCGAGCACAAGAAAAGAACAGAAGGAGGTGTCctataattgaatttttttctttcaaatattATTGATTCTGATATTACAAGGCGGAGATTGAAAACGTAAGGTCGTTTTGTTgctgtttttgttttttagcTCTTATCCTTTCAAAAAACCCCCAAATTTATCCCCTTTCATTCTACTCTTGTCTCTTCTCAAGCACGAATCATTTGATTGGAAATCCGAAGTTCACAACTGATGAATTCAAGGTTATATATTTCAAAGGGGGTTTCTTTTCTGTTCAAAGTGACAGTCTTCTCCGGCGGCCTTGATTTAAATTTCCAGATAAACTGAGTTTTTGACAAAGAATATACGAAAAATCGGGAAAATTCCGGGCGGAGAACAGGTGGGTTTTTTTATTTATGCCTGATTCTGAATGCTAATCTGAAGCTCTGAATCTTGGAGGATAGCTGGCGATTAACTTCCAATCAGGTAACCATCAATACTTTCCATCCTAAGTCcctttatttatctattttttaattcatttctCTATAAATTTCTTCCTGTTAGTTGAAGAAATTTAGCAGAATTTACTAacaagaaagcaaaagaaagaaagagggtTGAATGCTGTCTATTCTTCTGCGGCCTACAATTTATTTCTAGTTCGAGATTGAAGGAATGAGTTATGAAGAAAACTTTGGACTATTGGGCTACAACGATGCTAGCATTGATTTAAATGCTACACCTGAATGTTCAGACGATTTTGTTGGGCAGACGAGAGAAATAATTTATTGACTATCTTTACTTATATGCATAAGTATTAGCTGAGACTAAAATCTGACAATTAAATTGTAACTATGCTAGTTTTATATTAATTGTAAGGGTCAGAGACGTATGATAGTTAAAGACATAGCTGAGAACGTATTTTACTACAAGTTAAATGTTGTTTGCACTTTCTGCTAATCCTGCAAATTTAGTTTCAGCAGAGGTACATCTGCATGGACAGTTTAATAATAACAATTCGATGATGTAAATGAAGGAATTATGATGAGCGTCAAGGATTGGGTTTTATCTCAGCTACTATCCAACTCATTAGCCACATCTAGGCCACTGTCTGCAAATGACAGCCTTTTATCTGAGGGACATCTGGATGAAGAGTTTCGCAGCGAAGGTATCCATGTTATCATTTCCCTTAGTTCAACATGTTCAGATGCAAGTACCAGTTGTATGTCTAAGATCTTTAGAAGGTCTCCTTGTTAGATAATTATGTCTCATTATGTGAGCTATGTCCTGTATCTCATTTCTGGCTTATGTTTTTGTATGTCCTTGTTTATTGTTGATAACTAGAGTACGAGTTGTTGACGTTGGTTTCTGGGTTTCCAACTTAGAGTTGCATTTTGTGCCCTTAATCATATGATTATCAGCAAGAAACTTTGTGAGTCATTGTTAGGAATGTGTGACGTATTCCAACTGTACCAAGACTTTTATTATGAAGGTGGCTCACTAAGGTCTTAAAAGTTAACTTTTAGTTTTATCCCCTTTCAGAATGATAAGAATAATGCTTGTTGCTTATTCCTGCTTGGTACAGTTTTTGTCTCTCTAGCTATTGGTACTAGTAGTAGTTCTCTTTATTGTGTAGGAATTACAAATCCATTAGTTCCAAACTTTTTTATGTTACAAAAGGATTGTTCCGTTTTAGGCCCAAATTATTCCAGCTTGTGCATATGTCTGAGGAATAAAAGATAACTATGTTTGCTAATTTCTTATAAATAGTTTATGGATACGAAGAGTTCACTCATCATTTGGTGCTACTTTGAATTTCCTGTAGTCTTTGATAGTTGGAATATTTCTAGCCGCTTTATGTagattcattttgtaaaacttccttgcttgtgCTGAGGGCTAAATGGGCTAAGAATTGCATTCAATAGTCTATAACAAACTGCAGGCAGTCCTATTTATGCTTTCTACTGTGCCCATGGCAAACCTTAATTTATGAATCAATTTTCCCGTGTCCACTCGATTTTTTAGATTCTTAAAATATATCACCCTGAGTTTGTGTTCTGCTTGATTCATTTTGTCCTATACTTATTGATTTTTGAATTCCTTTGGTTCAGCTCACACTTCAATTAGAGTCCCTGTTTCTACCGGTTCATATCACCATTCGGGATATAATCAGGAGAATCCAAATGATGCCCCTTACGCTTCTGGTGATAGCCAGGAAGATCAGGATAATTTCAGTTCACGGCAAATTGAAGGTCGTGATTCTATACAGTCTGATTGTACAGTTGATGTGAAGAAGTTAGACCCGGTGGGGAAGATTGAGTGTCTTCAAATTAAGTTCTTGCGTCTTCTTAGGCGATTTGGCTTTTCACAAGATAACCTTTTGGTGTCAAAGGTCTTATACCGGCTTCAGCTTGCAATGTTGATACGAGCAGGGGAATCAGATCTTAGAAGGGTGAATATAAGAATTGATAGGGCTCAGGAAATTGCAGCAGAAAGAGAGGTATCTGGACTTCCTAAACTGGATTTCTCCATCAAAATACTTGTGCTGGGCAAAAGTGGTGTTGGGAAGAGCTCAACCATAAATTCCGTATTGAATCAAATGAAGGCACCGACTAATGCTTTTCAGCCTGCTACTGATCACATTCAGGAGATTGTGGGAACTGTGAATGGTATTAGAATTTCCTTCATTGACACTCCTGGCCTTTTGCCTTCATCACCAAGTTCCTTCAGAAAAAACCGGAAAATTTTACACTCTGTGAAGCAATTTGTGAGAAAATCTCCTCCAGACATCATATTGTATTTTGAACGCTTAGACTTGATCAACATGGGTTATAGCGATTTCCCATTGCTGAAGCTTGTAACTGAAGTCTTTAATCCAGCAATATGGTTTAACACCATTCTCGTCATGACTCATGCTTCCTCATCGCTTCCTGAAGGTCCCAATGGTTATCCTATCAGCTATGGTTCTTTCATCAGTCACTGCACAGATTTGGTACAACACTATATTCACCAGGCCGTGTCGGATACGAAACTTGAGAATCCTGTACTTTTGGTGGACAATCATCCTCATTGCAGGACTGATAGCAAGGGAGAGAAAATTCTTCCAAATGGACAAGTGTGGAagtatcaattttttttattgtgctTATGTACCAAAGTTTTGGGTGATGTGAATAACCTCTTGGACTTTAGAGACAGCATACAACTAGGACCATTTAGTAGTAATCGACTTCCTTCTCTTCctcatcttctttcttcttttcttaagCATCATACTGAACTGAAGCTGAATGAATCAGATAACAAAATTGATGAGGTTCTTCTTTCAGACTTTGAAGAAGATGATGGTTATGATCAGTTACCTCCAATTCGTATTTTAACGAAAGCACAATTTGAGAAATTGAAAAGCTCTCAGAAGAAGCAATATCTGGATGAGTTGGATTACAGGGAGACCCTCTATTTGAGAAAACAGCTGCTAGAAGAATCTCGAAGAATAAGGGAAAAACTTTCCAATAGTCAGGGTTTGGCTGCTGAGAACCATTCCAACGATCAGGAGGTTGCGCCTGAGCCTGTTCTCTTGCCAGATATGTCTGTTCCTCCTAGTTTTGATTCTGATTGTCCAGTCCATCGGTATCGCTGCCTGCTGACAAGTGATCAGTGGCTTGCAAGACCAGTACTCGATCCTCATGGATGGGATCGTGACGTGGGTTTTGATGGAATCAACCTTGAGACATCTGCAGAAATAAGAAAGAATGTCTTTACTCGCGTCACTGGACAAATGAGCAAGGACAAGCAAGATTTTAGTATTCAATCTGAATGTGCTGTGGGTTATTTGGATCCTGAGGGAAAGACATACAGTGTAGCTCTTGATGTTCAATCCGGTGGAAAAGAATTAATGTGCACGGTTCACGGTAACATAAAGCTGAGGAATTTTAAGTACAATCTTACTGATTGTGGTGTTTGTGTGACTTCTTTTGGAAACAAGTATTTCTTGGGTGCTAAGGTTGAAGATAGCATCGTAGTTGGAAAGAGGATGAAGTTGTCAATGAGTGCTGGTCAGATGGGTAGTGGTGGTCAAGTTGCTTATGGTGGGAGCTTTGGAGCTACTTTGAGAGGTAGAGACTACCCGGTCAGAAATGATAAGGTCGGTGTCTCAATGACAGTTCTTTCTTTGGACAGGGAGACAGTATTGGGTTTGAATTTAGAGTCTGACTTCAGATTGAGTCGTAGTACCAAAATGTGTGTGAATGGAAATATAAATAGTCGGAAAATGGGGCAGCTCTGTGTAAAGACCAGTAGCTCGGAACGCATGGAAATAGCTTTAATTGCAGCAATCTCAATTTTTAGAGTTCTGCTGCGCAGAAAGCCCCATGATGACTAAACAGACCACCGAGGTAATACATTGTCTCTTTATAGCTGGCCTTCTTAATTGAGGGAATTTT is part of the Coffea eugenioides isolate CCC68of chromosome 6, Ceug_1.0, whole genome shotgun sequence genome and encodes:
- the LOC113772785 gene encoding ubiquitin carboxyl-terminal hydrolase 22-like isoform X2, whose amino-acid sequence is MSSSPKSSHKNHRSHFPLQKSLFQQNAAFPHSSPVHTTSNKTANSSYGKPISASNNFAGDFNHPCPHLLELRSKLGPNPFRNLQDCLEVRPLGRVSVRRELGQEVVQCGACKASSPRLFACVACAAVSCQLHATSHAAQADDNTGCSSPSSFHAIAVDVDRVELFCCVCKDQVYDSGFDAAVVLAQTAASSAIGSIHCPPPPVPAENLRKRRRVEYKPWTPDPNERALIVEKSSPLPSRPSQLGEADGELPWGLRGLNNLGNTCFMNSVLQALLHTPPLRNYFLSDKHNRYFCQQRNNVISTRSHDSNNHSNKNAARLCLACDLDAMFSAVFSGDRTPYSPAKFLYSWWQHASNLASYEQQDAHEFFISMLDGIHEKLQKDKRKPQIQSSGDCCIAHRVFSGILRSDVMCTACGFTSTTYDPCIDISLDLETNVGGPAKLTSAKSNHSCNGVPDSKNACQSTGVSTLMGCLDRFTRPERLGSDQKFYCQQCQVRQESLKQMSIRKLPLVSCFHIKRFEHSHIKKMSKKVDRFLQFPFSLDMSPYLSSSILRSRFGNRIFPFDGDESDSPNELSSEFELFAVITHSGKLDAGHYVTYLRLSNQWYKCDDAWITQVNDNIVRAAQGYMIFYVQKMLYYKASERQVAL
- the LOC113772785 gene encoding ubiquitin carboxyl-terminal hydrolase 22-like isoform X1, producing the protein MSSSPKSSHKNHRSHFPLQKSLFQQNAAFPHSSPVHTTSNKTANSSYGKPISASNNFAGDFNHPCPHLLELRSKLGPNPFRNLQDCLEVRPLGRVSVRRELGQEVVQCGACKASSPRLFACVACAAVSCQLHATSHAAQADDNTGCSSPSSFHAIAVDVDRVELFCCVCKDQVYDSGFDAAVVLAQTAASSAIGSIHCPPPPVPAENLRKRRRVEYKPWTPDPNERALIVEKSSPLPSRPSQLGEADGELPWGLRGLNNLGNTCFMNSVLQALLHTPPLRNYFLSDKHNRYFCQQRNNVISTRSHDSNNHSNKNAARLCLACDLDAMFSAVFSGDRTPYSPAKFLYSWWQHASNLASYEQQDAHEFFISMLDGIHEKLQKDKRKPQIQTGSGDCCIAHRVFSGILRSDVMCTACGFTSTTYDPCIDISLDLETNVGGPAKLTSAKSNHSCNGVPDSKNACQSTGVSTLMGCLDRFTRPERLGSDQKFYCQQCQVRQESLKQMSIRKLPLVSCFHIKRFEHSHIKKMSKKVDRFLQFPFSLDMSPYLSSSILRSRFGNRIFPFDGDESDSPNELSSEFELFAVITHSGKLDAGHYVTYLRLSNQWYKCDDAWITQVNDNIVRAAQGYMIFYVQKMLYYKASERQVAL
- the LOC113775636 gene encoding translocase of chloroplast 90, chloroplastic, with the translated sequence MMSVKDWVLSQLLSNSLATSRPLSANDSLLSEGHLDEEFRSEAHTSIRVPVSTGSYHHSGYNQENPNDAPYASGDSQEDQDNFSSRQIEGRDSIQSDCTVDVKKLDPVGKIECLQIKFLRLLRRFGFSQDNLLVSKVLYRLQLAMLIRAGESDLRRVNIRIDRAQEIAAEREVSGLPKLDFSIKILVLGKSGVGKSSTINSVLNQMKAPTNAFQPATDHIQEIVGTVNGIRISFIDTPGLLPSSPSSFRKNRKILHSVKQFVRKSPPDIILYFERLDLINMGYSDFPLLKLVTEVFNPAIWFNTILVMTHASSSLPEGPNGYPISYGSFISHCTDLVQHYIHQAVSDTKLENPVLLVDNHPHCRTDSKGEKILPNGQVWKYQFFLLCLCTKVLGDVNNLLDFRDSIQLGPFSSNRLPSLPHLLSSFLKHHTELKLNESDNKIDEVLLSDFEEDDGYDQLPPIRILTKAQFEKLKSSQKKQYLDELDYRETLYLRKQLLEESRRIREKLSNSQGLAAENHSNDQEVAPEPVLLPDMSVPPSFDSDCPVHRYRCLLTSDQWLARPVLDPHGWDRDVGFDGINLETSAEIRKNVFTRVTGQMSKDKQDFSIQSECAVGYLDPEGKTYSVALDVQSGGKELMCTVHGNIKLRNFKYNLTDCGVCVTSFGNKYFLGAKVEDSIVVGKRMKLSMSAGQMGSGGQVAYGGSFGATLRGRDYPVRNDKVGVSMTVLSLDRETVLGLNLESDFRLSRSTKMCVNGNINSRKMGQLCVKTSSSERMEIALIAAISIFRVLLRRKPHDD